The Methylococcus sp. Mc7 genomic sequence GTGCGACTGGGTCATCCAGAGCGGCTGGCAACTGAAACCCTTGGCTGAGCGGATGCTGGCGTTGCTCAAGCAGCAGCCGGTGATCTTCTCGGACGACACCACTGTGGCCGTGCAGGACCGCGGCAAGACGCGGGAGACGCGGTTTTGGGTCTACGCCGGCCACTCCCCGCCGATCGTCGTCTACGATCACACCGAAACCCGGGCGGGCAAACATCCCAAGGCCAAACTGGAAGGCTACCGCGGCTACCTGCAGGCGGACGCCTATGCCGGTTACGACCAGATCTTCGCCGCAGGCAAGGTCCTGGAAGTGGCCTGCTGGGCGCATGCGCGCCGCAAGTTCTTCGACATCGCCCGCCAAGCGGAGGCTGGCAAGCGCATCAGCGCCCACGAGGCCTTGGAATTCATCGGCCGGCTCTATGCCATCGAACGGGAAGCCAAGGAACAGCAACTCGACGCCGAAGGCATCCGCAAGCTGCGGCAGCAACAGGCGCGGCCGATCCTGGCCGAGTTCAAGGCCTGGCTCGAAGACCGGCTGCGCCAGTTAGCGCCCAAGACGCCCACGGCCCAAGCCATCGGCTATGCCCTCAAGAACTGGCCGGCGCTGGAGCGCTACACCGAAGACGGCCGCCTGGAAATCGACAACAACCGGAGCGAACGGGCCATCCGCCCCCTCACCATCGGCCGCAAGAATTGGCTGTTTCTCGGCTCGCCCAAGGGCGGCCAGGTCGCCGCCACGGTGTTCAGCCTGATCCAGACCTGCAAGGAGCTGGGCATCAATCCGGAGGCCTATCTGAAGGATGTCCTCACCCGCCTGCCTTCCACCAAGCAGAAGGACATCGACAGCCTGCTACCTCACAATTGCAAGCTGCCCGGGGCGTAACGAGCCGCCACCTAACCGTTCGCCACTGAGACCACAAGACCGGGCACCGCCGAACGCTTACGCGGCCCTGAAGCTCCCGCGTAGTTGTTGTTCGAAGTGGGGCAGCGATTGCAGAGTGTTGAGATCAGGTCCGGCGCGACTTTCATCGGTGATTGGCTCGATGCCCTGAGGAAGAGAGCTTTTCTTTTCGCGGCGGAGCCCTCCCACAGTGGGGCTCCCACAGTGGGGGCCCTACAGTGGGGGCTCCTGCAGGGAGCGGCTCCCCCCGCGACGATACCAGACCATCACATGAAACAATCCCCTCACTCCCGCGACTTGCGCCGTGGCTGATTCTCCGAATCGGGACGGCCTTATTTGGTGACGACAGTCACTCATCAGAGAACGCCCCGATTCTTAGCTTTCGACGCGTGCCGGTGCGTGGTGCAGGAACTGCGCAATGCGGATGCGCGAGGCGACTCTCGCACGTTGGCCTGGGTGTTGATGCCGGACCACCTGCATTGGTTGTTTGAGTTGCAGGCGGTCTCTCTCTCCACGGTGGTGGGGCGGTTCAAGCAGGCCTCGGCCCGGAATGTGAACGGTTTGCTTGAGTGCAAGGGGCAGCGTCTCTGGCAGGCAGGATTCCATGATCGGGGGGTAAGGAAAGAGGAAGACATTCGCGCGATTGCCCGGTACATTGTCGCAAATCCGTTGCGGGCGGGGCTCGTGAAGCGTTTGGGGGATTATCCTCATTGGGATGCGGTGTGGCTTTAGCGTATTCGCGGCGGAGCCGCTCCCACAGGTCTTTGTAGGAGCGGCTCCGCCGCGATGCTCAGGAGGGTATGATGAGACTGACGGACGACCAGGTTCGAACCACCAAGAGCACGATAGACCGTGTGCTTGGCGTTCCCCACAAAGTATGGCTTTTTGGGTCGCGCGCAGACGATAAGCTGAGAGGAGGGGATATCGACTTGATGGTCGAAACGGATGCGGTATTTCCCAATCGAGCCCGCGTGCTCTGCCAGCTTCATGGTGCGC encodes the following:
- a CDS encoding transposase, which gives rise to MVQELRNADARGDSRTLAWVLMPDHLHWLFELQAVSLSTVVGRFKQASARNVNGLLECKGQRLWQAGFHDRGVRKEEDIRAIARYIVANPLRAGLVKRLGDYPHWDAVWL
- a CDS encoding IS66 family transposase encodes the protein MAKYGYHLPLYRIEQIFAHQGVPIARTTLCDWVIQSGWQLKPLAERMLALLKQQPVIFSDDTTVAVQDRGKTRETRFWVYAGHSPPIVVYDHTETRAGKHPKAKLEGYRGYLQADAYAGYDQIFAAGKVLEVACWAHARRKFFDIARQAEAGKRISAHEALEFIGRLYAIEREAKEQQLDAEGIRKLRQQQARPILAEFKAWLEDRLRQLAPKTPTAQAIGYALKNWPALERYTEDGRLEIDNNRSERAIRPLTIGRKNWLFLGSPKGGQVAATVFSLIQTCKELGINPEAYLKDVLTRLPSTKQKDIDSLLPHNCKLPGA
- a CDS encoding nucleotidyltransferase domain-containing protein gives rise to the protein MMRLTDDQVRTTKSTIDRVLGVPHKVWLFGSRADDKLRGGDIDLMVETDAVFPNRARVLCQLHGALTMALGERKLDIVLKDGRTDESPIFQIARRTGFQL